GACCGGTCTTCTTCACCGAGGCGACGTTCTGGAAGACCTGGGCCCAGGCGGCGGCGTTGTTGGGGTCGGTCTGCCGGCCCAGGCTGAACACCACGTCGTCGGCGGTCATCACCTTGCCGTCGTGGAAGCGCACCCCGGAACGGAGGTCGTAGACCCAGGTCGTGGGGTCCGGGTTCGACGCCTTCTGCGCGAGGCCCGGCTCGAGGGTGAGCCCCGGCGTCCAGCGCATCAGGCTCTCGCAGACATTGGAGAGGATCGTGTTCTGCGGGTAGTCGAACGCCACGGTGTAGTCGAGGGTGGGCGGCTCGGCGTAGACGGCCCAGCTGAAGGAGTCGATCTCGCCCTTCGCGGCGGGCGTGCCCTTCGAGAGGGTGAAGCCGGCTGCACTGCTTCCGCCGCTCTTGGGCGGCCCCGAACAGGCCGCGACCAGGGCTGCGGAGGTCAGGAGGGCAGCCGCGGCGGCGAGGCCTCGGGGGACCTGCCCGCCTCGCCGGACGCCTGCGCGTCTCGCTCTGCCGGGTACGGGTGTGATCATCGTCGCGCTCTCTTTCCGTACGGCGGTTCCGTACGTGACGGGGGAGGCTGCCGGACCCGAGGGGAGAGGGTCCGGCAGGAGCGGGCGGGTCCGGTCCGGGTTACGCGCCCGGGCGGGCGACGGGGACCTGCTGCGTGATGCAGTGCACTCCTCCGCCGCCGAACGCGATCGCGGCCGCCCTCACGCCGACGACCTTGCGGCCCGGGTAGGCCGCGGCGATCACCGCGAGGGCTTCCTCGTCCTGGGGCACGCCTGCCACCGGGACGACCACGCCGCCGTTGGCGACGTAGTAGTTCAGGTACGACACCTCGACCTCGTTGCCCGCCACCGCGGCGTACGCGGTCTGCGGGACGTCGACGATCTCGAAGGGCCGGCCCTCGGCGTCGGTCGAGGCCTCCAGCACGGCGCGGTTGGCACGCATCCGCGCGTAGTCGGGGTGATCGGCGTCGTCGGGCAGGGACACGACGACCTTGCCGGGGGCGGCGAACGCGGCCACACCGTCCACGTGGCCGTCCGTCTCGGTGTCGAGCAGTCCGCCGTACGGAAGCCAGACAACCTTATGGACGCCCAGCTGGGATTTCAGCTCGGCCTCGATCTCGTCCCGGTTCATGCCGGGATTCCGGTTGGGATGCAGGAGGCACTGCTCGGTCGTGATCAGCGTGCCCTCGCCGTCGACGGTGATCGCCCCGCCCTCCAGGATCATCCCGGAGGGGATGCGCTCCACCCCGAGGTGCTCGAGGAGCAGGGCGCTGATGCGGTCGTCGGAGTCGTACGGGTGGTGCTTGCGGCCCCAGGCGTTGAACCGGAAGTCGACGCCGGCCCGGCGCCCCTCACCGTCGAGGACGAACAGCGGGGCCGAGTCGCGGAACCAGGAGTCGTCCAGCGGAAGCTCGATGGCGGTGATGTCCGCGCCACAGCGGGCCCGGGCCTCGTCGCCGTGGCCGGGCGGGGCGACCATCGTGACCGGCTCGAACTCGGCGATGGCCCGCGCGACGTTCGCGTACTCCTCCTTGACGTCGTCCAGCACCTCGTCCCACAGGTCGGGGCGGGTGGGCCAGGCCATCAGACAGCCCTCGTGCGGGGACCACTCGGCGGGCATACGGAATGCGGTCATCTGCGATCTCTCTTCTTCTTGCTGGAATCTTCCTCTCAACTGAAAATTCAGTCAAGAGAACGGGCAAGGGTCGTTCACGTGCGGAATCGAAAGACGTGGAGCGGGTTCAGAGGAAGTAGAGGCGGTTGAGCGAGACCTCCTGGGCCGGCTCGGACCGCAGCGGTGCCCCGTCGAGGGTGACGAGCCCGGAACGGCCGTCGACCTGGACATCGCCGACGCGGGAATTGAGGAGCAGGTCGGCCGGGCCGATGCCGCGGGTGCCGCGGACCGCCACGCGCCGGCGCCGGGTCGGCATCCGGTCGGAGCCGAGGTCGACGGCGGCCTGCGCGACGAAGGCGACGGAGAGCTCCGCGGGAGCCGCGCCGTGGGCACCGAAGAGGGGGCCGAGGACGAGGGGCTCGCAGGTGTCGGTGGCCGCGTTGGGATCGCCGGTGACGCCCCAGGCCGGGAAGCCGTTCTTGATGACCATCTGCGGCTTGGCGCCGAAGAACGGCGGGCGCCACAGGACGATGTCGGCCATCTTGCCGACCTCGATCGAACCGACCTCGTGGGCAAGGCCGTGGGCGATCGCCGGGTTGACGGTCAGCTTGGCCATGTAGCGCAGCACGCGCGCGTTGTCGTCGCCTTCGCCGTCGCCCTCCATCGGGCCCAGTTCGGCCTTCATCTTGCCGGCCATGGCGAAGGTCCGCCGGACGGTCTCGCCCGCCCGGCCCATGCCCTGCGCGTCGGACGAGGTGATGCCGATCGCGCCGAGGTCGTGCAGGACGTCCTCCGCGCCCATCGTCCCGGCCCGGATCCGGTCGCGCGCCATCGCGGCGTCGCCCGGCAGGTCCGTCTTGAGCGCGTGGACGGAGACGATCATCCCGTAGTGCTCGGCGACGGCGTCGCGGCCGAACGGCAGTGTGGGGTTGGTGGACGAGCCGATGACGTTCGGCACGCCCGCCATCTTCAGGACGTTCGGTACGTGTCCGCCGCCGCAGCCCTCGATGTGGAAGGCGTGGATGGTCCGGCCGTCCAGGACG
This sequence is a window from Streptomyces sp. HUAS YS2. Protein-coding genes within it:
- a CDS encoding urease subunit alpha; this translates as MSRPTRHSDHCAPGHSRHIDPYEYASVHGPRAGDRVRLGDSGLVVRVESDSQKAGDEFLAGFGKTARDGLHLKAAAVRETCDVVITNVLVIDAVLGIRKTSIGIREGRIHAIGRAGNPDTVDGVDVVVGTGTTMIPGEGLIATAGAIDTHVHLLSPRIMEASLASGVTTIIGQEIGPSWGVGVNSPWALKHGFGAFDAWPVNIGFLARGSSSDAAPLVEALAEGGASGFKVHEDMGAHTRALDTALRVAEEHDVQVALHSDGLNECLSVEDTLSVLDGRTIHAFHIEGCGGGHVPNVLKMAGVPNVIGSSTNPTLPFGRDAVAEHYGMIVSVHALKTDLPGDAAMARDRIRAGTMGAEDVLHDLGAIGITSSDAQGMGRAGETVRRTFAMAGKMKAELGPMEGDGEGDDNARVLRYMAKLTVNPAIAHGLAHEVGSIEVGKMADIVLWRPPFFGAKPQMVIKNGFPAWGVTGDPNAATDTCEPLVLGPLFGAHGAAPAELSVAFVAQAAVDLGSDRMPTRRRRVAVRGTRGIGPADLLLNSRVGDVQVDGRSGLVTLDGAPLRSEPAQEVSLNRLYFL
- a CDS encoding agmatine deiminase family protein; the encoded protein is MTAFRMPAEWSPHEGCLMAWPTRPDLWDEVLDDVKEEYANVARAIAEFEPVTMVAPPGHGDEARARCGADITAIELPLDDSWFRDSAPLFVLDGEGRRAGVDFRFNAWGRKHHPYDSDDRISALLLEHLGVERIPSGMILEGGAITVDGEGTLITTEQCLLHPNRNPGMNRDEIEAELKSQLGVHKVVWLPYGGLLDTETDGHVDGVAAFAAPGKVVVSLPDDADHPDYARMRANRAVLEASTDAEGRPFEIVDVPQTAYAAVAGNEVEVSYLNYYVANGGVVVPVAGVPQDEEALAVIAAAYPGRKVVGVRAAAIAFGGGGVHCITQQVPVARPGA